A genomic region of Thiohalophilus sp. contains the following coding sequences:
- a CDS encoding helix-turn-helix transcriptional regulator, translating to MKDYSKAKPRIDVSVGESVRILRELQELSQNELAELTGIPQSTISAIENDRVQLGVERAKVLARALNCHPAVLVFPGWDIERESAA from the coding sequence ATGAAAGATTATTCCAAAGCCAAACCACGTATTGATGTCTCCGTAGGAGAATCTGTCAGAATCCTGCGTGAGTTGCAGGAACTCAGCCAAAACGAGCTGGCCGAATTAACAGGCATTCCACAGTCAACGATTTCCGCGATAGAAAATGATCGTGTTCAACTCGGAGTTGAACGAGCAAAAGTATTGGCACGAGCACTGAATTGCCATCCGGCTGTACTGGTATTTCCTGGCTGGGATATTGAGCGCGAATCAGCCGCATAA